A stretch of Branchiostoma lanceolatum isolate klBraLanc5 chromosome 14, klBraLanc5.hap2, whole genome shotgun sequence DNA encodes these proteins:
- the LOC136448369 gene encoding uncharacterized protein, with translation MVMGAAIDVGPSPPNLLSRQLSFLPPVVMDTTPLFTHFGDVIDDAGSTYHTNETVSVRFHSAHPRNNLQTQPETMQRTVRQRRALFHIFSWAHKKIQNFFSDPEEE, from the exons ATGGTTATG GGAGCAGCTATTGACGTGGGTCCCTCCCCACCAAACCTGCTGTCCCGTCAGCTGTCCTTCCTCCCTCCGGTGGTGATGGACACTACACCCCTCTTCACCCACTTTGGAGATGTGATTGACGATGCGGGATCCACCTACCACACG AACGAGACTGTATCTGTTCGCTTCCACAGTGCTCATCCGAGAAACAACCTGCAG ACCCAGCCAGAGACCATGCAGAGGACCGTGAGACAGCGGCGGGCACTTTTCCATATTTTCTCCTGGGCCCACAAAAAGATCCAGAACTTTTTCTCAGACCCAGAGGAAGAG TGA